TTTAAAGGCTTCTTTAAACATATCTGTGACTGGAAACGCTGCCACCAGAGCGGatagtcacacacacacatccacaggcacaaatattgtttttaaaaactttcagTGTGTCTCAAAATAAGCTTGTTAATCCGTCTGTGAATCCCAATCAGAATTGATTGTACCTACAGTATGCCCTGATACTTTCGAAGATCAGAGCTCTTGGATGTAAACTTCAGAGGAAGTATCACAATAATGTCACATCATGTGGCCAATTTAAATACACATGgagaataaagcaatgaaaacaaTCATTTTCTCTTTATCTGTAGCTTCTGTTTATACATCTCTCCTCCCTGAAGTGCCCTTAAATGGAGGCAAAAATGCCGTTTTGAACTGCAGGTAAGGACACTGGCTTACTATACATTGGGACACTTGATGACTTATTTTCCGGTGAAATGACTATTAAAACAAGTTGTGAGATATCACCATATTTATAAGCATGCagaaacatctctctgactctCTGAAAAAAATGGTTACAATATAAAACACTTAATTATTCTGTTGTATTTGGTATTGACAAGAACAATGTACAGTAATAAATCGAGTGCTCCTACCACGTTAAGATTAAATGGAACATCAATAGTATAAATATAACTTTTACTACCACCAAAACAATAACGAAAagactaaatatgaataaagaaaaaagtaatAGATTGTATTTATAGAGACCAAATACTTCTAATTTGATCAACCCAAAACAATTAAAATCTAATTTTTGACCATTAAACATGGATAAATCAGAGCCAGCGGGAAATTATACAGAAACTGAGAATAGCGCcgatattaactcattccccaccaacttttttttaagttgcccacaagcatttttttttgtgaatttcacaaaagtttcacagtATGCCTTCCATGAAcattttttctataaatatataaacatacaattgatcacatgaaagaacagatcctttcatcctatcttcaaaTCTTACATAGTGTAGCTTTAACCTGACAATATTAGATAATCTATGGCATGATTTCCATATCAAAAGCTGTCCTGCATCCAGCAATAAATGAGAATTTCAAGATTCGGATCATGAGTTGGATATTTAACTTTGGTACTTagccaaaaaatataacaaggATTGTATTGTGTACAGCGCCGTTATTTAATGTAGATGAACTTTGTACTGTTGTGTTTCTAACCATGTGATTTGAGCCACAtgaataaaaaagcaaaaaatattttcttaaagaGGATTATCCGGAAACAAAGTTCAAATCTTGTTACAATCCCACAACAAATATAAGTGCTTTTTTGCAAAAGCACCACAAAGCAACTTGTGTGGAGATAACATCGTTTTCATCCCGCATGCCTGCAAACAGTCAACCAAAGCTCTTATGTCACAAAGTGTGATATAATCTGTGATGTAACAGTGATATAACTCCAAACTTTAGTGAAACTACACCTGCGTGGGTACTATGACTACAATGGCAGTCTACATCCTGACAATGTACTTTGAGTAAAAACAGCATTAGCTTACATAAACACCAGGtctgtttttaaaaatgagcgCTTTTGAGGTGTAAAGTGCAGGAAATGTAGGGACAATATGGAGGTGCGCAGGGTCACTTGACATGCAGTTTTCCCTATGGGGCCGACACCAGAACTGGCACTGTGACAGTGACAAATGAACACAGCAGCTATACAGACACGCAGGACAATGCTGAACCCACAGCATCCGACCACAACAACAGTTGTTTTGTTAGCAATTGCCCCGTTTTACCTAAAAGCCATTCTTAAGGACCttaccatttttaaaaccattattaTCCAATAAACAACCATTATTGATTCCTTTTGAAGTATAATTGAGCGAGAGGGTGTTATTTTGATAGGGACTTATAGAGCGAGAAAACCAATTCAACTCCTCCACAAGCTAGCCGAAGAAGATCTCCGCTGGTCTTTCGAGTTATTTAAAGAGCATCAGTCTAATGTTTCATCTTTAAGAGAAGCTAATGAATGCAAAGTGAGACACATCTTTCACCTTGAGGTGAGGGTTTTATGGGCGGTGTGGACCATGGGCTGCTACTCAGCATCTTCCCCGGCAGAAATCGTTATGTGTGAACGTGGGATATTCACATGGCACAAAGCCTGCTTTGATATTCAACATTTCTCATAATAAAAGCTGCGTTTgtgtgtttagaaaaaaacaagtGGGATTTGGGAAATCAGCAGTGCTTTCATCTTCTATAAGCTAAGTATTTCATTAATCACATTGAGCAAAGAGACAAAACTTGGATTTGTTATGACATCGCTTGAGGTTTGCATATTTATGTGCATGTAATTTCTTGGTGCCTCAGTAAAAGTGGCATAGTATTACCAGGTTTTTATTGGGCATATCCAGAGTACCTTATAGTCTAGCCATTACCATGCAATATGAACATGGTCatcttttactgtagtaaatatTGAAGTTTGAAAGTCTGTGAACAATCACTTGACTGAACTATATCACCATGATTTTACCATAGTTCGTTTTTGTAAGGGTTTTATGTATTAGCAGTGTGTTCCCTAGGTattgaacccatgactttgGCATTGCTAGCGCTATGGAGTCTCTACAGAAATCATCAGGTCTGTTTCTGGGTGAGTGAGCCAATCATGGGTAACTTTAGCAGAGCTGGCAATATAACAGTAGATAACAGGGACTTCGGCTAATAAAATTGCTTGGTGAATCAGAGAAGCAACAGGTGGAAAATGCATCCAGCTGATTTCagaatgctgggttgtttcaagccATGGTCACGTCAAATGTGGACAACCCGGACCTTTGGGTTTGTCCATAATTGAAGAgtcaaaaatacataaaaggTATGCACGTCCAAAACCCTAactgggtcattctacaaaaaaggtggaaatgcttgtcccttgcttttgcagaccccttaatcatttaatttgacccaataatcccataatgagagagtttatttatttaattttcttatttttcctttttttaaacttttttttaaatgtctggtcctgaaaattgccctgtcccttggatcatacatggaagttgaactgtgtacttattatttaaaaccatgttttttataaaacaaatctaatttacagttacctttaaccctgtatgaatttactaccacaatgaaatggtaaaaatacactatttcTATGaattatatcaaataaatatttgtcccccaaatgtatgtcattggtgttaccctacccaaagcacttttattttgaaacaatgcatcagatctttgaagtttttcatgggtcaagaggtcagtgaaagaagtgcagtggaggaaggcaaaaggtttttgagatgtcttaccttatttgtctaaaataaaaaaaagaattttgagataagattttttggatgtcattactgttactctttttttatagctgggagtgttaaaatctttacataaaaatacattatactgaataagtatgtgattgttatatctctgatgaaatagcacatggctaatggcagccattttgttaaaatattatttttttctgtaagttgtcattggtgttaccatcattggtgttatcgtcattagtgttacttctctaatgagtacttcctaagcactattcctttaactgaccaacataaaagcataaaaacaaaacaagatggaaaattTTTGAAAGTTTATAAGTTGTATCATgttcattatctattattatattctaattttgtcattggtgttacattgtgtcattggtgttaaaccaagttttggtgttatgaatgtattttcttgtactttctagactattttgttgttgatatgggatgtaagacattgttgatatttcagtctttgcatcaaagcctttttggttgaatatttttgtttttgttggttttaaagaaaaaagtcaaactgagaatcaaataatttcatacaatgctggataaagatgaagaatttaattaaacaaatattaataattaattattttcattgcTGTTATCATTCAtctactcaacctttaactaaatacacaagctgtaatgagaaaaaatatttagtatcaacattaatgttgtttaaatcacaggtaacaccaatgacaaataaatgactcattgattctttattaaaatgtattaaaaagttaaaaatagattaagctccccgttttgcggattcatagatttgacaagttaattaatgctattaatgaagttttgggtatgttgaaagaagttcattaaagcaaatttccatcacccgaattccaccttttctgtagaatgacccaactCTGCCCAAAGACTCGCAATGTGGCTGaagaaagcaaaacattttattaacattttcatTTGTCCATATTGGCCCCAgccatgagttgaaacaacccagtccttgtatttgtgaccctggaccacaaaaccagtagtacgggtatatttgtagcaaaatccaaaaaatgcattgcatgggtcaaaattatcgattttccaatacatcaatggaaagtttttagatgatgtataaatctcagttttaaaaaatgtacccttatgactggttttgtggtccagggtcacatttatgtATGCATTCAGCATTCATAAATATcccataaaaatattaataaattgaCCCACCATTAACTCCATTATAAATGCTGCGATGGTGTGGAGACAGCTCATCTCCCGCCAGTCTCCGTGGCGACGTCTCTCGACCAGGGCTGCCAAACTTCCCATGTTCAGGGCCCATGCTGTACTGGTGCCTCAACATCTCAGGGCTTCCTCCCAGTTTGCATTTGTCATGATGAAGCTCTGTTCCCAGCAGGACCTGTCTTGGTTCCGGGCTGCAAGGTCCGCTTCCTAAACTTCCCCTGTGCCTTTGCATGTAGAGCTCTGGATTCATGGCCTGATGGTGCTTTGGGTGAGTCTCCGGGCTCCTGTGGCCCAGCGACCGGCCGTACTTTTCCGGACTCAGGCCCCGAATCAACCGGTGATCAGGCACGGATATGGAGCCACAGCGAGGCCGGCAGGGTTGGGGCAGAACGAAGGGATACTCCAAGCTGGTGCTTCTGTGTCGAACAGGAGGGTCAGGGCTGGAGATCTCTCCGCGGTCTCCTTTCCCTAAACGAGACTTCTGGAGATCCGGGCTGCTATTCCCAGTTCCTGCACTGGATGGCTGTGGCTGCTTATGGTGGGGATGCTCTGAGCTGTCGGCACTTCCGGCACTAGACGTGCTGCTTCCGTCCCCCACGTCCCGCATCAGTCCGGGTACCAGAAGCCCGCTTTGGCTGTCGATGGAATTGCGACATCCAACAGAACCCGTTCCGCCGTGGCCTCCGCTACCTCCCTTCTCCTCATCTATCAGCACACAAAGCTCCCTGAGCTCCAGGTTCTCCCGTATCACCTCCTCCTGCTTGCGCTCCAGTTCTGTCAGCTTCTGAAGATACAGCGCCACCTCCTTACGCATGACGCTGGCGCTGAAGCGACCCAGACGCTGCCACTCACGCGACACTCGCTTGCCTTTCTGCCTGTCATCGTCTAGGAAGCAGCACAGGTCTCGCAGTTCACGATTGTCATCTTGCAACTTCTGGTTTACCTCCTTATCATCATCACAAGAGATAacacaaataatatatcattaaGGAGTTGTACtgtacatttataaattaaagCTAAATGTACAccttatatattaaatattatgacatatttatataaatattatactgCTTTTTAAAGACAATGAAGAATAAAAGGTTATTGTACAATTGTTCACTGACCAATAAAATACCAACATATTAtagcaaatgcacacattaagtgaacatttattttatacaatATACAATCTTTAAAGTTTATTACTGGTAATCATAGGCATAGTCGAAATGGCCTGGCAAATATATGAAttaacatttatacattttgtagattttttttttctatgtacagtgcattcaatatatatatacattttgtatATGTGTTTATcactaaaatgctgggttatgcATTGGATcaaaaagaaccaaacccaACCCATTGGGCTGTAATTCaatctatgctgggttgttttaatccattATTAGGTCAaatgtagggctgtcaaaagattaattaaaatttattgcatacaaaataaaagtttgtttttgcataataaaagTGTATGCactgtttgtgttattttgttgtttatttaatacacacacatgcgtgaatgtatttaagaaacatttacacacacacaaacacattttatattatataatatacattaaaaaatatatacataaatatatgtatatttatatatatagcttaataacacacaatacacacacacaaaaatataatatgcaaacaaacttttattttgtatgcgattagtCGTGATACATTTTTTGACAGtcctaatgtaaacattttctgggttaatttctCATGCTGGGTGAACCCTTCCTTGCTTTTTTAGAATCCACCTTTCAAGAATCTTCAAAGTTTGGAAATGTAGCTGAAAGGGGTTGATCAAGCAAAACCAAACTATATTTAGGCCCTGTTGTTCTTtcttgcttttaaaacattccTTAAAGACACAAGCTAATCTTATACCGCAGTGCTGCCTTATTGCAccatgtgcacacacacacacacacacacacactttttcgTTTTAATGACCTGAGTCTATTTCTATTTCCTGACACCCACACACAACAGGTGTGACACAATTAACATATCCATAATATGATTAAAAACTGAGCTAATAATATCAGTGCTACTTCCAAAGTTGTTTTAGGTTATATTTGTACAAGACGCATATTCTGCGCATCCTCGCTGCGCTCTGAACGCAGGTGCGCTCCAGACAGACGCCCATTTGCTCACCTTCAGCCCCCGGATCTCATTCAGATGCAGCTGGAGGCTGCGGTTCACCTCCCGAATCAGATTGCTGTGGTCCAGTATAGCGCTCATTTTATCTGATTCAGACCTCCGGAGACGCTGCACCAGCTCCTCCTTGCTCCACTGGAGGAGCTCCTCGTCGGTGAGGTTGGAAATGCTTTCTGCGGGACCTTCCGATCCAGCCTTGGATCCAGACAGCTGAGGCTGTGCTTGCTGGGGTTGTGCTTTCTCCATCAGAAGAGATGCTGATGTGATACCAGGTGCTGATGAAATATTAATGAGGCAGTCAGCATCCGCTGTTTTAGGTGGAGTCAGGGAGATGGAGAGCGCATCGTGGAGTGACGCCTGTATCCGATGCCCTTAGAGTGGGAGTCGCCTCGACTTTTCCCAAAGCAACAGCTGATGCAGCTTACGAGCGGAAGGCGGCATACAGAACGAGTCCACCCCGGTTATTCAGCATCGACACCCGTGCATAGTTCTTCTTGTAAGTTTAAAGAAGTGGTCGTTTAGGTTGATGTGGCTGCTTTCAGGCGGCCCGGTGCGCTTGCCTCCGTCCGTCTGTGCGCGCTCCAGCAACCTCATGGAGGCGAAGGAGAGACGGCAGCATCCTTAGCGAGGGAGAACCCGGAGGAAATGAGCGTGACTGCAGCTGCtaagttctctctctctctctctctctctctctctctctctttctctctctctctctctctctctctctctctctcgttgtgtgtgtctgtgcttTCTGCATGTTTGTGCAACTGAGTTGCTAGCGGTGATGCTGCTGTAAACGGTACGTTACGTTTAAGTTTGTTTGCAGCGCCATCTATAGACACTTTTTTAGATTTCTACAGAGGCTAAAATCGTATTTACACAtactcaaaatgttgtatttagacttttttcatttaaacataaaacaaaaaattaaacacCATATTATTAAATATGCGCAAATTTTATGGCATAATTATAGAGCTCCTGCTGTTGACGTCACGCAGTCTAAACTCCGCCCTTTTGGCAGGCAATCGTCGAGCGCTTGAGCGCTGTCAGGGGTGTCGGACTGAgggtaaaaccagtactgattaccagggccccaaagGAAGAGAGGGCCCTTGAAAAGTCTTGAATATATGGGGGTGCGGAATATGGGCccatcaggactgcctatgcatagggcccgaGATCTTGTGCAACGCCCCTGAGCGCTGTAGCATTGGTATCGAACCGGACTGTTTAAACCTTACAAATCTTACTACTTCAACATTGTATGAGGGTTTTATGTTTAAGCGTTACTTAGAAATTACAGGGAAAAGTTTACAATGTGGAAAATAACTGGGCTGATACACTAAAATtttgttttagttgttttattttttaaaaatgaatttttgGGAAGTCTATTCAGGCTTATAGCAAGCCCTCCATacttatttcatttttataccATTGCCATAAATAAGTTAAACTCAATATTATGTAAGGGAACGTGCATTAATACTTTAATTGGACTGTTTATACATTAGAATGTAAATACATCTATTATTTTGTGCAATACCTTGTTTGCAACACACTGCTTATCTTTTCTTGTTGCTATTTCAAGCTTGTTGTTGAGTGTTACTTTTTGTATACTGTTAATGTGTGTTATCTCCACAGGGAGTTGCACTTGAATGTCACTGCAACAATGACAATGAAAGCATTTATTCATTCcttcattcattttaattgtttttcagGCCCCCTTGGAGGTCTCTTAAGGTCACCTAAAGGTCCTGGCCCTTTTGTTGAAAAACATTGATCTACTACAGTGAAGAGGTGGAGTTAGCAAGGTGTTGGGATACTGGAAGATCTGCACCAGAGTGAGATAAGCAATGgtttatattgtttattatagATTAAATGGACATGTTAATCTTAACATTTCCTTTATTTTCacacatatttttattatctgtTTAATTGATCAAATATCTAATATTTAAAGTATGGTTTTCTTTACTAAATAAAATCTCAACTTGGACATTCATTGTCAAAATAACAATCATTTATGTGAACAATATTTCACATAAATGTCACCTTTAATTAGAAGCTactaaaaatctaaaaagtatTTTTGCTGTGTTTCAAAGCTTATAAAATCAGTACAAATGTAGTACAGATTTCACTTGTGGTCTTTATATTAAttgttattaataatattatttttatattatattatattatattatattatattatattatattatattatattatattatattatattatattatgcaACACTCCTGAATCTGAGTCAACTTTTTGCCACACACAAAGAATTTGTTGTGTAAGAacttgtttgtatttatgttaTATAAATAACCTCGTGATTAACCCGTCAAAATACAGCTTGTCCTACACTTTAAATCCGTGGTATTAAAGGTATGTCAGTAATGTAAGGTCACAGGTGTTTTACGCAAAACGAATTTCCATCACAAGCTGCGAGGCTGCGCATTTACGCACAGATATTCAATACTGCGACGAAACGTTCAGCTGACGTCAGAAGGCAACAGCCAATCGCGACGCGCTGAGTGTGTAGTAACACGTCACTCTACGGAGCTTCAGGAACCGGCCGGGGGCGAATCCTGATTCCTGTTCGACGACCTGCTTCACACTATTCAATGTGGGTGTAATTGGGCTTATTTTATTACAGACATCGGATCTCGTCGATTAATAAGGTATGTCCATCGTTTCGTTTCGAGAATATCGTGTATGTGTTCGATTTAATGGCATCCCTCTGTTTCATTGAGCGGAAGTTGTGCTAGCCTGTTAACGGGTAATGTGTTAGCGTTAGCATTATGTTTTGACATTAGTGATTGCGAAAATCTTTCGAATAAATGCTGTTGAAGGGTTAAATATTGGTTTTCTACCCTTTTAATCTGGTATAGGGACAGCGCGACGGAAATGCCAGTAAACGTGAcgtatttattatatttacattatgGGTGTTACTGTAAAACACTAACTGTTACATTATTATATTCTTTATTAATGTCATAACGTGGCATTTAAGAGGTATCAGAcggttgttgttattattaagCTTCTCAATGTGCTGATTAAGAGTTTATTTTCCTCTTATTTGTGAATTTTGGCTTAGGCAATGTGCATAATGTATGTGATTTGGGGTAATCGGTTCATACCTATGGAATCTCTAACATTGTGTAACCAAACAGTCAATACAAATAATGGACCATGATTTGTCCTGTAGGATTTAGGATAGGGATTTCCAAGGAAGCCTGTAGTTTACCTCTGTGCATCCAATTCTCCTTTCAATGCTTTCTGAAATACTTAAAATTGATTTTTGATTAGTCAGCAAATCTTTGTCTTTAGGTGAGTATTCAGCAAGAGGTGTGAACTTTAGTAAACCTAGGTATGGGTGGTTCAAAAATACTTTGGCTTTATTCAGCAGCACCTCTACGCATAtctttgttgaacattttttgtgaTGCGTCAAGTGTGGCAAGGACAACCTCTCTGACGCGGCTTTCTTCAAAGATGACAGTCGTGTAAAATTAAATATTCCTATTCAAAAGAAAGGAATTTTAAATCGCATACCTGACCTGGGCGACACACACTCTTGTACCTGTGTTTAATTTTACCTAACCTACCCTTCCAGTTTAAAGCCACAACCCACAAGGTGTGGTTTGATGTTATAAAGTCCTTTGTGGTCAATGTGTATTCAGTTTATGCCTTTCTCTGGTCGTTCGCAGTTGTTCACACTGTCATGGCGACCTACCAAGAGTTCATCCAACAGAACGAGGATCGGGATGGAATACGGTGCAGTTGGAACCTCTGGCCCTCCAGCCGCCTGGAGGCCACACGGCTAGTGGTTCCCGTTTCGTGCCTTTACACACCTCTCAAAGAGAGACCGGACCTGCCGCCTATTCAGTACGAACCGGTATTGTGTAGCCGGGCCAACTGCAAAGCTGTACTCAACCCGCTCTGGTAAGGACTGAGTAACTTTTCGGGAAACTGTTGAAACAGTAGTGTGTTGTCGTTGTATGTCAATACCATGTGGGGCTTTTTGGAGTAATCCCTGTGATTGGGATATTGAATGACTAATCGGATAGATTTTGGCTGAAAGTCTAAAGTCTGATTTGTTGGACTTTTATTGAATAAAGTCTGATCTCTTTTGGTTTTAACttaaggttaataaaatgctgATTTGTTTAAATTCTTTCTTTAACATCTTCTAGTCTTGCTAATGATATTATTCATGCTATTTATCCACATTGTCATTGTGTTAATTTAATTGAAGACTAAAAGGAAGACTATTGTTGTCTATTGTGTTCATTCACATGCTAACTATTGTCTATTACTAATGAATACCTACTTATAcagatttttaaaattttttccGATTTTCTTTTGTAGTCAAGTGGACTATAGAGCAAAAATATGGGCCTGCAACTTCTGTTTCCAGAGGAACCCTGTAAGTATACATCAGATGAATAACCTAATATTCGACTTTAATCTACGTACCACCcagtaaataaatacaaatctgTTTATTTCCAGTTTCCTCCATCATACGCTGGCATTTCAGAAGTGAATCAGCCTGCCGAGCTGATGCCTCAATTCTCCACCATTGAGTACATAGTGCaggtaaataaatacatttacactgTGTACTCTGTACGTGAGacatactgtacaaactcaaagaTAAACTGTAACTCCCTTAGCTCACAGCTGTGTTGTCTTTCTATGAAATGATAACACTGCtatcacattaatttattttattaatttaaagttCATTTGTCTTTCCTAAACTAATATGTGCTGTTTAAATGCAAATCCAGGGTAAATGAGCCTAAACATAGTGtaagcagcacaaaaggtcatggtgcccaatgcttaaatgtaaatgtgtttcttTCCAGCGTGGACCCCCCACCCCTCTCATCTTCCTCTATGTGGTGGACACATGTTTGGAAGAGGAAGACCTCCAGGCTCTGAAAGAGTCCTTGCAGATGTCCCTCAGCCTGCTGCCACAGAACGCCCTGGTGGGTCTCATAACCTTCGGCCGCATGATCCAGGTCCACGAGCTTACCGGCGAAGGTATCGCAAAGAGCTACGTCTTCCGTGGCACGAAAGAGCTCACCCCAAAACAGATACAGGTTAGTTGTCAGATCTTTATTATTGATGATGACAATAATAACACTTCTGTCGGGTTAAGCAAGTGTGTCATGTATATGCAGGAGATGCTGGGATTGATGAAGCCAGCCCCTTCCGGACAGCAAGGCAAACCGATGGGACCTCACGACGATGCCAGTTCCTGCAGGTATGAGATGCTTGCgtattttaattctttttaaGTTTTGATTGAATGGTTGCTTATATTATATTTCTTTGCATCCATTTCAGATTTTTGCAACCTGTGGAAAAAGTGGACATGAACCTGACCGACCTTCTAGGAGAACTGCAGAGAGACCCCTGGCCCGTTCCTCAGGGCAAAAGACCTCTGCGCTCCACAGGAATTGCTCTTTCTATTGCCGTGGGATTGCTTGAGGTACAGCCTAGCTTTTATTggtgtaaaaagtaaaattaatatgaaaatatgatttatttttttaaaggattgATCGCTTTGCTTTTATCATTTGCTTGTTCCCAAATTGTCAGTGTATCTGTAGCATTGGCCGTAAGGGTCAAAGTCTAGGTCTGCTGTCTTGTCATATCAGAACAGTTGTACCTAGTACTCAACCAATCATTAGTTTTACATAACACTGAAGATAAGAGTCATACCACCTACCGCACTTTGTTTGATAACAAGTCAACATTTAACTCCTCTTTAAAAAGTCATAAGTTAACTTTGAATAGTGTTTAGGATTATGTTAATTGACCACCAcctttttaccaatcttttaggGTACCTACCCTAACACAGGGGCCCGTGTGATGCTGTTCACCGGTGGCCCTCCAACTCAAGGGCCCGGTATGGTGGTGGGAGATGAACTGAAGACCCCCATTCGCTCCTGGCATGACATTCAGAAAGATAACGCTCGCCATCTGAAAAAGGCCTCTAAGGTGATTGCAAGCAAATTTTTTATGccccaaaatgttattttaatttgcAAACCAGCTAACTTCTCAAATTCATTTAGTATTACGAGGCTCTGGCTAATCGTGCCGCAACGAACGGACACGGCGTTGATATCTACGCCTGTGCGCTGGATCAGACGGGATTACTGGAGATGAAATGTCTTGCTAACCTCACAGGGTAAGCATCGAGTTTTACATTAGCTTTGTTCTTTACTTTGTAATCCGTGGCTAATGTTTTTCTCGTTTTGTTGTAGGGGACACATCGTCATGGGCGATTcctttaacacatctctgttcaAGCAGACCTTCCAAAGAGTTTTTAGTAAAGACTACAGCGGACAGTTTCGCATGGCTTTCGGTGCCACACTGGAAGTGAAGGTAAGATCGCTATAAGATACAATATTAAAGTCGAGTTAGCCAAGATGTTTCCGAACATGTAAACCAATACGTCTTCTCCCATCCAGACCTCAAGAGAGCTGAAGGTATCTGGTGCGATCGGGCCATGCGTGTCACTTAACGCCAAAGGGCCGTGTGTTTCAGACAATGTGAGTAATTTTAGCAGTAAAGATCAACTGTTTGATAACAAGTGAATTAGCTTTAAAAATCACCCACGTGTACAAATATGTGACATTGTGGAATTTGTTTAGGAAATGGGCATCGGAGGAACACACCAATGGAAAATTTGCAGTCTAACGCCCTCCACCACCCTGGCTATGTACTTTGAAGTAGTTAATCAggtatgttgtttatttatatcgtttctttatcttttatatgtgtgtgcagAGAGCCTTTTGGGTGTGAGAATTTATACACATTTACATAAATGTATT
This genomic interval from Misgurnus anguillicaudatus chromosome 8, ASM2758022v2, whole genome shotgun sequence contains the following:
- the sec23b gene encoding protein transport protein Sec23B — protein: MATYQEFIQQNEDRDGIRCSWNLWPSSRLEATRLVVPVSCLYTPLKERPDLPPIQYEPVLCSRANCKAVLNPLCQVDYRAKIWACNFCFQRNPFPPSYAGISEVNQPAELMPQFSTIEYIVQRGPPTPLIFLYVVDTCLEEEDLQALKESLQMSLSLLPQNALVGLITFGRMIQVHELTGEGIAKSYVFRGTKELTPKQIQEMLGLMKPAPSGQQGKPMGPHDDASSCRFLQPVEKVDMNLTDLLGELQRDPWPVPQGKRPLRSTGIALSIAVGLLEGTYPNTGARVMLFTGGPPTQGPGMVVGDELKTPIRSWHDIQKDNARHLKKASKYYEALANRAATNGHGVDIYACALDQTGLLEMKCLANLTGGHIVMGDSFNTSLFKQTFQRVFSKDYSGQFRMAFGATLEVKTSRELKVSGAIGPCVSLNAKGPCVSDNEMGIGGTHQWKICSLTPSTTLAMYFEVVNQHNAPIPQGGRGAVQFITQYQHSNTQRRIRVTTIARNWADAQTQLPHIEASLDQEASAVLMARLGVFRAESEEGPDVLRWLDRQLIRLCQKFGQFNKDDPSSFKLTESLSLYPQFMFHLRRSPFLQVFNNSPDESSYYRHQFMRQDLTQSLIMIQPILYSYSFHGPPEPVLLDSSSILPDRILLMDTFFQLVIYHGETIAQWRKAGYQEMPEYENFKQLLHAPLDDAQEILQTRFPMPRYIDTEHGGSQARFLLSKVNPSQTHNNLYAWGQESGAPILTDDVSLQVFMDHLKKLAVSSSA
- the ccdc85al gene encoding coiled-coil domain containing 85A, like, with product MEKAQPQQAQPQLSGSKAGSEGPAESISNLTDEELLQWSKEELVQRLRRSESDKMSAILDHSNLIREVNRSLQLHLNEIRGLKEVNQKLQDDNRELRDLCCFLDDDRQKGKRVSREWQRLGRFSASVMRKEVALYLQKLTELERKQEEVIRENLELRELCVLIDEEKGGSGGHGGTGSVGCRNSIDSQSGLLVPGLMRDVGDGSSTSSAGSADSSEHPHHKQPQPSSAGTGNSSPDLQKSRLGKGDRGEISSPDPPVRHRSTSLEYPFVLPQPCRPRCGSISVPDHRLIRGLSPEKYGRSLGHRSPETHPKHHQAMNPELYMQRHRGSLGSGPCSPEPRQVLLGTELHHDKCKLGGSPEMLRHQYSMGPEHGKFGSPGRETSPRRLAGDELSPHHRSIYNGVNALISAGCCSNNCRNVKVWDSFDGSS